A genomic window from Micromonospora violae includes:
- the typA gene encoding translational GTPase TypA, with protein MQLRTDLRNVAIIAHVDHGKTTLVDAMLRQAGAYGARGENTERVMDSGDLEREKGITILAKNTGVRYLPADGSDPVTINIIDTPGHADFGGEVERGLTMVDGVVLLVDASEGPLPQTRFVLRKALRARMPIILVINKVDRPDARIKEVVDDTYELFLDLDADEEQIDFPIVYACARDGIASLTQPADGSVPDDSTSLEPLFRTLLDTIPAPAFEDDAPLQAHVTNLDASPFLGRLALCRVRQGTISKGQTVAWCRTDGSTQRVRISEMLMTEGLERKPAETAGPGDIIAVAGIPEIMIGETLADVENPVALPLITVDEPAISMTIGTNTSPLVGKVKGSKVTARMVKDRLDKELIGNVSLRVLPTERPDAWEVQGRGELALAILVEQMRRESYELTVGKPQVVTREIDGKTCEPVERLTIDAPEEYLGAITQLLATRKGRMEQLVNHGTGWIRMEWLVPARGLIGFRTEFLTDTRGTGILHHVFESYEPWFGELRTRNNGSLVADRSGVVTAFAMINLQERGQLFVEPTTEVYEGMIVGENSRSDDMDVNITKEKKLTNMRASTSDETEKLIPPRKLSLEQALEFCREDECVEVTPTAVRIRKVVLDQQQRGRAAARRKHAN; from the coding sequence ATGCAGCTTCGCACCGACCTCCGCAACGTCGCCATCATCGCTCACGTCGACCACGGCAAGACCACCCTGGTCGATGCCATGTTGCGGCAGGCCGGCGCGTACGGCGCACGCGGCGAGAACACCGAGCGGGTGATGGACTCCGGCGACCTGGAGCGGGAAAAGGGCATCACGATCCTGGCCAAGAACACCGGCGTGCGGTACCTGCCGGCGGACGGCTCCGACCCGGTCACCATCAACATCATCGACACCCCCGGCCACGCCGACTTCGGCGGCGAGGTCGAGCGCGGCCTCACCATGGTCGACGGTGTGGTGCTGCTCGTCGACGCCAGCGAGGGCCCGCTGCCGCAGACCCGCTTCGTGCTGCGCAAGGCGCTGCGGGCCCGCATGCCGATCATCCTCGTGATCAACAAGGTGGACCGCCCGGACGCCCGGATCAAGGAGGTCGTGGACGACACCTACGAGCTCTTCCTCGACCTGGACGCCGACGAGGAGCAGATCGACTTCCCGATCGTCTACGCGTGCGCCCGCGACGGCATCGCCTCGCTGACCCAGCCCGCCGACGGCTCCGTCCCGGACGACAGCACCTCCCTGGAGCCGCTGTTCCGCACCCTGCTGGACACCATCCCGGCACCCGCCTTCGAGGACGACGCCCCGCTGCAGGCGCACGTCACCAACCTCGACGCCTCGCCGTTCCTCGGCCGGCTGGCGCTGTGCCGCGTCCGCCAGGGCACCATCAGCAAGGGCCAGACGGTGGCCTGGTGCCGCACCGACGGCAGCACCCAGCGGGTCCGCATCTCCGAGATGCTGATGACCGAGGGCCTGGAGCGTAAGCCGGCCGAGACCGCCGGCCCGGGCGACATCATCGCCGTCGCCGGCATCCCGGAGATCATGATCGGTGAGACCCTCGCCGACGTGGAGAACCCGGTGGCGCTGCCGCTGATCACCGTCGACGAGCCGGCCATCTCGATGACCATCGGCACCAACACCTCGCCGCTGGTCGGCAAGGTCAAGGGCTCCAAGGTCACCGCCCGGATGGTCAAGGACCGCCTCGACAAGGAACTGATCGGCAACGTGTCGCTGCGGGTCCTGCCGACCGAGCGGCCGGACGCCTGGGAGGTGCAGGGCCGCGGTGAGCTGGCGCTGGCCATCCTGGTCGAGCAGATGCGCCGGGAGAGCTACGAGCTGACCGTCGGCAAGCCGCAGGTCGTCACCCGGGAGATCGACGGCAAGACCTGCGAGCCGGTCGAGCGGCTGACCATCGACGCCCCCGAGGAGTACCTCGGCGCGATCACCCAGCTCCTCGCCACCCGCAAGGGCCGGATGGAGCAGCTGGTCAACCACGGCACCGGCTGGATCCGGATGGAGTGGCTGGTCCCGGCGCGCGGCCTGATCGGCTTCCGCACCGAGTTCCTCACCGACACCCGGGGCACCGGCATCCTGCACCACGTCTTCGAGTCGTACGAGCCGTGGTTCGGCGAGCTGCGCACCCGCAACAACGGCTCGCTCGTCGCCGACCGGTCCGGCGTGGTCACCGCCTTCGCGATGATCAACCTGCAGGAGCGCGGCCAGCTCTTCGTCGAGCCCACCACCGAGGTGTACGAGGGCATGATCGTCGGGGAGAACTCCCGCTCCGACGACATGGACGTCAACATCACCAAGGAGAAGAAGCTCACCAACATGCGGGCCTCGACCTCCGACGAGACCGAGAAGCTGATCCCGCCGCGCAAGCTCTCCCTGGAGCAGGCGCTGGAGTTCTGCCGCGAGGACGAGTGCGTCGAGGTCACCCCGACCGCGGTGCGCATCCGCAAGGTCGTGCTCGACCAGCAGCAGCGGGGCCGCGCCGCGGCCCGCCGCAAGCACGCCAACTGA
- a CDS encoding antibiotic biosynthesis monooxygenase family protein — MVLEVALIDVLPGHEDAFAAAYAEGHPVLAGATGCRSVRMTRGIESPSRFVLLVEWDSVEAHEQNFRATERFEQWRALIGPHFAGPPVVEHFLDVPA, encoded by the coding sequence ATGGTGCTTGAAGTCGCGCTGATCGACGTACTACCCGGACACGAGGACGCGTTCGCCGCCGCGTACGCCGAGGGTCACCCGGTGCTCGCCGGCGCGACCGGCTGCCGGTCCGTGCGAATGACCCGAGGGATCGAGTCACCGAGCCGCTTCGTGCTGCTCGTCGAATGGGACTCGGTCGAGGCGCACGAGCAGAACTTCCGCGCCACCGAACGGTTCGAGCAGTGGCGGGCGCTGATCGGCCCCCACTTCGCCGGGCCGCCCGTGGTCGAACACTTCCTCGACGTACCGGCCTGA
- a CDS encoding VOC family protein — MRTIYPIFRYPDPRAAIDWLGAAFGFRVHAVHEAPDGTVAHAELILDTGMIMLGARADSRPRPADDDWSVYVAVADVDAHCAQARAAGAEITREPFDTDYGSRDYAARDLAGNVWSFGTYRP; from the coding sequence ATGCGAACCATCTATCCGATCTTCCGTTATCCCGATCCCCGGGCCGCGATCGACTGGCTCGGCGCCGCCTTCGGTTTCCGGGTGCACGCCGTGCACGAGGCGCCGGACGGCACGGTCGCGCACGCGGAGCTGATCCTCGACACCGGCATGATCATGTTGGGTGCTCGGGCCGACAGCAGACCTCGCCCGGCCGACGACGACTGGTCGGTCTACGTGGCCGTGGCGGACGTCGACGCGCACTGCGCCCAGGCCCGCGCGGCCGGTGCCGAGATCACCCGGGAGCCGTTCGACACCGACTACGGTTCCCGTGACTACGCCGCCCGCGACCTGGCCGGCAACGTCTGGTCCTTCGGCACCTACCGACCCTGA
- the pnuC gene encoding nicotinamide riboside transporter PnuC, with the protein MIIDWLTGTAFEVAGTGTTWAELLGFATGVLNVWLVARQKIANWPIGIANVLLLMLLFWTAGLYADAGLQVVYVALGCYGWWHWLFGGERRSRLTVSRTGRREWLALAAAGALLTGGLWVLLDRATDSTVPLPDALTTALSLLATYGQTRKRVESWWLWIAADLIYIPLYAYKGLHLTAALYLVFLALCVLGLRAWRADLRRADRSSVVPPGPARVTA; encoded by the coding sequence ATGATCATTGACTGGCTCACCGGCACCGCGTTCGAGGTGGCCGGTACCGGCACCACCTGGGCGGAGCTGTTGGGGTTCGCGACCGGCGTGCTCAACGTCTGGCTGGTGGCCCGGCAAAAGATCGCCAACTGGCCGATCGGCATCGCCAACGTGCTGCTGCTCATGCTGCTGTTCTGGACCGCCGGGCTGTACGCCGACGCGGGGCTCCAGGTCGTCTACGTCGCGCTGGGCTGCTACGGCTGGTGGCACTGGCTGTTCGGCGGCGAGCGGCGCAGCCGGCTCACGGTGAGCCGCACGGGGCGACGGGAGTGGCTGGCGCTGGCCGCCGCCGGGGCGCTGCTCACCGGCGGGCTCTGGGTGCTGCTGGACCGGGCCACCGACTCGACCGTGCCGCTGCCGGACGCGTTGACCACGGCGTTGTCCCTGCTGGCCACGTACGGGCAGACCCGCAAGCGGGTGGAGAGTTGGTGGCTCTGGATCGCCGCCGACCTCATCTACATCCCGTTGTACGCGTACAAGGGGCTGCACCTGACCGCCGCCCTCTACCTGGTCTTTCTCGCTCTCTGCGTCCTCGGGTTGCGGGCCTGGCGGGCCGACCTGCGCCGGGCTGACCGGTCGAGCGTGGTCCCGCCCGGTCCGGCCCGGGTCACCGCGTGA
- a CDS encoding AAA family ATPase — protein sequence MSGETSGRPPAPRAPERSNAEFGHGMVVGKFYPPHAGHHALIGAAAARCAEVTVVVAPSRRESIPLPLRLDWLREVHADTPWVRFVGRYDDHPVDYADPAVWDAHCAVFREAVGARPVDAVFSSEAYGAELARRFDAVPVSVDLDRRAVPVSGTAVRADPAGHWRWLSPPVRAWFVRRVVVVGAESTGTTTMAAALAGHYGTSWVPEYGRELTARKLARLRERSREATVFDVTWDRDDFRAVVREQQAAEDAAARTSGPLLLCDTDARATAVWEERYLGSASEEVRAAARRPALYLLTDHREVPFDDDGLRDGEHLRAWMTERFRAELAGCGVPVVELRGSHAERLARAVRACDDLLAAGWSLTDPIVAPDPH from the coding sequence GTGAGCGGCGAGACATCCGGCCGTCCGCCGGCGCCCCGCGCACCGGAGCGCTCGAACGCGGAGTTCGGGCACGGGATGGTGGTGGGCAAGTTCTATCCACCGCACGCCGGGCACCACGCGCTGATCGGGGCCGCCGCGGCCCGGTGCGCCGAGGTGACGGTCGTCGTGGCGCCCTCGCGTCGGGAGTCCATCCCTCTCCCGCTGCGCCTCGACTGGCTGCGGGAGGTGCATGCGGACACGCCGTGGGTCCGGTTCGTCGGCCGGTACGACGACCACCCGGTGGACTACGCCGATCCGGCCGTCTGGGACGCGCACTGCGCGGTGTTCCGCGAGGCGGTCGGGGCGAGGCCGGTGGACGCGGTCTTCTCCTCCGAGGCGTACGGCGCTGAGCTGGCGCGCCGCTTCGATGCCGTACCCGTGTCGGTGGATCTGGATCGGCGGGCCGTGCCGGTGTCCGGGACGGCCGTGCGCGCGGACCCGGCGGGTCACTGGCGGTGGCTGAGCCCGCCGGTGCGGGCGTGGTTCGTCCGGCGGGTGGTGGTGGTCGGGGCCGAGTCGACCGGGACCACGACGATGGCGGCGGCGCTCGCCGGGCACTACGGCACGTCCTGGGTGCCGGAGTACGGCCGGGAGTTGACCGCTCGCAAGCTGGCCCGGTTGCGCGAGCGATCCCGGGAGGCGACCGTCTTCGACGTCACCTGGGACCGGGACGACTTCCGCGCTGTGGTCCGCGAGCAGCAGGCGGCGGAGGACGCGGCAGCCCGGACGAGCGGGCCGTTGCTGCTCTGCGACACCGACGCCCGGGCGACGGCGGTGTGGGAGGAGCGTTACCTGGGCAGCGCGTCGGAGGAGGTGCGGGCGGCGGCTCGCCGGCCGGCACTGTATCTGCTGACGGATCACCGGGAGGTGCCGTTCGACGATGACGGGCTGCGTGACGGTGAGCACCTGCGGGCCTGGATGACCGAGCGGTTCCGGGCCGAGCTGGCGGGGTGCGGGGTCCCGGTGGTGGAGCTGCGAGGTTCGCATGCCGAGCGGTTGGCCCGGGCGGTGCGGGCCTGCGACGACCTGCTCGCCGCGGGCTGGTCGCTCACCGACCCGATCGTCGCACCCGACCCGCACTAG
- a CDS encoding serine hydrolase, with protein MTWDDLNAHLDRVPGTVSAYVGRLDAPPTWTRHPHAAHYAASTMKVAVLAALHRAAEAGALDLDAPVPVVNDFDSAQPGAPRFACAQHYDNDDAVWDRLGGTASLRWLADRMIVRSSNLATNLVIGTVGLPAVAEVWALAGARTSVTGRGIEDFAARDAGITNTVTAADLATLLGALATGATTPGPLASPAACTTMLDVLLAQEHRDDLAAGLPEGTRIAHKNGWVRGVRHGAGVVLPDDAPPYLIAVCTTTDLDGSDEVEDDACLLLAHISAQVWAARHQL; from the coding sequence ATGACCTGGGATGATCTCAACGCCCACCTGGACCGGGTGCCCGGCACCGTCTCCGCGTACGTGGGGCGGCTCGACGCGCCCCCGACCTGGACCCGCCACCCGCACGCCGCCCACTACGCCGCGAGCACCATGAAGGTGGCGGTGCTCGCCGCGCTGCACCGCGCCGCCGAGGCCGGCGCCCTGGACCTGGACGCCCCGGTCCCGGTCGTCAACGACTTCGACTCCGCCCAGCCGGGCGCACCCCGCTTCGCCTGCGCGCAGCACTACGACAACGACGACGCCGTGTGGGACCGCCTCGGCGGCACCGCGTCGCTGCGCTGGCTGGCCGACCGGATGATCGTGCGTTCCAGCAACCTCGCGACCAACCTGGTCATCGGCACCGTCGGACTGCCCGCGGTCGCCGAGGTCTGGGCACTCGCCGGGGCCCGCACCAGCGTCACCGGCCGCGGCATCGAGGACTTCGCCGCCCGCGACGCCGGTATCACCAACACCGTCACCGCCGCCGACCTGGCCACCCTGCTCGGCGCGTTGGCCACCGGGGCCACCACCCCCGGCCCGCTCGCCTCGCCAGCCGCCTGCACCACCATGCTGGACGTCCTGCTCGCCCAGGAGCACCGCGACGACCTCGCCGCCGGCCTCCCCGAGGGCACCCGCATCGCCCACAAGAACGGTTGGGTCCGCGGCGTCCGCCACGGCGCCGGCGTGGTCCTGCCCGACGACGCCCCGCCGTACCTGATCGCCGTCTGCACCACCACCGACCTGGACGGCAGCGACGAGGTGGAGGACGACGCCTGTCTGCTGCTCGCGCACATCTCGGCGCAGGTCTGGGCCGCCCGCCACCAACTCTGA
- a CDS encoding tyrosine-protein phosphatase yields the protein MTGQGWGLVGAPNARDLGGLVGADGRRVRLGQLIRTPALGRLTDEDLPVLAKVGPACVLDLRDATEITVAPQDRLPGEPRVVRLPVHDPAHPVFTYVAAVLLGHDLDAYAELARRGTAGAMAAIYRWFVTGESARVGFAEAVRLAAQPENLPLLYHCSAGKDRTGWLTVILLTALGVDEAAIRADYLRNNEMTDSLRAVIVEAMRRRSPGLDVDAVLPVLEVRPEYLDAGYAEVRRVHGSFDAYLRDGLGLTDSDLRALRAQLLE from the coding sequence ATGACCGGGCAGGGCTGGGGGCTGGTGGGTGCACCGAACGCGCGTGACCTGGGTGGGCTCGTGGGCGCGGACGGGCGGCGGGTACGCCTCGGGCAGTTGATCCGCACTCCGGCGTTGGGCCGGTTGACCGACGAGGACCTACCGGTGCTGGCGAAGGTGGGGCCGGCGTGCGTGCTGGATCTGCGCGACGCCACGGAGATCACGGTCGCCCCGCAGGACCGGCTCCCCGGTGAGCCACGGGTGGTGCGCCTGCCGGTGCACGACCCGGCGCACCCGGTCTTCACGTACGTGGCGGCGGTGCTGCTCGGTCACGACCTGGACGCGTACGCGGAGCTGGCCCGGCGGGGCACGGCGGGGGCGATGGCGGCGATCTACCGTTGGTTCGTCACGGGTGAGTCGGCGCGGGTCGGTTTCGCCGAGGCGGTGCGGTTGGCGGCCCAGCCGGAGAACCTGCCGCTGCTCTACCACTGCTCGGCCGGCAAGGACCGCACCGGTTGGCTGACCGTCATCCTGTTGACGGCGCTCGGGGTGGACGAGGCGGCGATCCGCGCCGACTACCTGCGCAACAACGAGATGACCGACAGCCTGCGGGCGGTGATCGTCGAGGCGATGCGTCGGCGCAGTCCCGGGCTGGACGTCGACGCGGTGCTGCCGGTGCTGGAGGTTCGCCCCGAGTACCTCGACGCCGGTTACGCCGAGGTGCGTCGGGTGCACGGCTCGTTCGACGCGTACCTGCGCGACGGGCTGGGGCTCACCGACTCCGACCTCAGGGCACTGCGGGCGCAGCTGCTGGAGTGA
- a CDS encoding NlpC/P60 family protein → MELQPGREAVIRVAVATLWTSPEAVRPVDRPALTAGADIPTWVSGLDTDQQVGDCVLSQLLLGERVLVSELRPDGWARVVAVEQPAAKLDPRGYPGWLPAEQLAVLDPTHTSTDDALVVDATVTGLHAAPNGPVVLPGVVVGTRLVPAGSAHDGWRPVHVPGRSTPLWLPDAHLVSASAASPSAEQALAVAQRLLDVVYIWGGLSAHGIDCSGLVHLAWRRFGVLLPRDADDQAVATTPLPLGAERPGDLYFFARPGRKIHHIGIVTATPGDDGERRMLHACYRRRRVIEEPLPDDRTATLVGAHRVAPAGRAPAPGR, encoded by the coding sequence GTGGAGCTGCAACCGGGCCGCGAGGCCGTCATCCGGGTCGCCGTGGCGACGCTGTGGACCTCCCCCGAGGCGGTCCGCCCGGTCGACCGCCCAGCGCTGACCGCCGGCGCCGACATCCCCACCTGGGTCTCCGGCCTCGACACCGATCAGCAGGTCGGCGACTGCGTGCTGAGCCAACTCCTGCTCGGCGAACGGGTCCTGGTCAGCGAGCTACGCCCCGACGGCTGGGCCCGGGTCGTCGCCGTCGAACAACCGGCCGCCAAGCTGGACCCCCGCGGCTACCCGGGCTGGCTCCCCGCCGAGCAGTTGGCGGTGCTCGACCCGACCCACACCAGCACCGACGACGCCCTGGTGGTGGACGCCACGGTCACCGGGCTGCACGCCGCCCCGAACGGACCGGTGGTCCTGCCTGGCGTCGTCGTCGGCACCCGCCTCGTCCCGGCCGGTTCCGCGCACGACGGCTGGCGGCCGGTGCACGTCCCCGGTCGGTCCACGCCGCTCTGGCTACCCGACGCCCACCTGGTTTCGGCGTCGGCCGCGTCGCCGAGCGCCGAGCAGGCGCTCGCGGTGGCACAGCGGCTGCTGGACGTCGTCTACATCTGGGGCGGTCTCTCCGCGCACGGCATCGACTGCTCGGGGCTGGTGCATCTGGCCTGGCGCCGGTTCGGGGTGCTGCTCCCCCGCGACGCCGACGACCAGGCCGTGGCCACCACCCCACTGCCGTTGGGCGCGGAACGCCCCGGCGATCTCTACTTCTTCGCCCGACCCGGCCGCAAGATCCACCACATCGGCATCGTCACGGCCACCCCCGGCGACGATGGCGAGCGCCGGATGCTGCACGCCTGCTACCGGCGGCGGCGGGTCATCGAGGAGCCGCTGCCGGACGACCGGACGGCAACCCTGGTGGGTGCCCACCGGGTCGCACCGGCCGGGCGCGCGCCCGCACCCGGCCGGTGA
- a CDS encoding mandelate racemase/muconate lactonizing enzyme family protein: MTISAVRTHQVSAPLHTPFVTALRRTTTVDTLVVEIVDSDGRSGFGEAPQVWQVTGASVAGAQACVRELLGPQLIGRDPDDLVARCAEVQRAVVGNEAAKAAVDVALHDLAARRLGVPLVRLLGGTRLRVPTDVTLAAGDAVDLAATARQRQADGFGVLKVKVGTDAAGDLDRVRAVRAAVGPGTRVRLDANQGWTPREAVRVIRGIEDAGLDVELVEQPVARWDLDGLAWVSDRVSVPILADEAVFGVRDLVEVIRRRAADLVNVKLAKCGGLHPARTLLDLATAHGLGTVVGSMMESQVGIGAAASLVAAYGTTAVADLDAAWWLAWSPVQGGIRYDGATVVLPDAPGLGISGLTEAKVQTRG, from the coding sequence ATGACGATCTCGGCGGTACGCACCCACCAGGTTTCCGCCCCCTTACACACCCCGTTCGTCACCGCACTGCGCCGTACCACCACAGTGGACACCCTGGTGGTCGAAATCGTCGACAGCGACGGCCGATCCGGCTTCGGCGAGGCGCCTCAGGTCTGGCAGGTCACCGGCGCGTCGGTCGCCGGCGCGCAGGCGTGCGTCCGCGAACTGCTCGGCCCACAGCTGATCGGCCGCGACCCGGACGACCTGGTGGCCCGCTGCGCCGAGGTGCAGCGCGCGGTGGTCGGCAACGAGGCCGCGAAGGCGGCGGTGGACGTCGCCCTGCACGACCTCGCGGCCCGACGGCTGGGCGTACCCCTGGTGCGGTTGCTCGGGGGCACCAGGCTGCGGGTGCCGACGGACGTCACACTCGCGGCGGGCGACGCCGTGGATCTGGCGGCCACGGCACGGCAGCGGCAGGCCGACGGCTTCGGCGTGCTCAAGGTGAAGGTTGGCACCGACGCGGCCGGCGACCTGGACCGGGTGCGCGCGGTACGGGCGGCCGTCGGCCCCGGCACCCGGGTCCGGCTGGACGCCAACCAGGGCTGGACGCCCCGGGAGGCGGTCCGAGTGATCCGGGGCATCGAGGACGCCGGGCTCGACGTGGAGCTGGTCGAACAGCCGGTGGCCCGCTGGGACCTGGACGGGCTGGCCTGGGTCAGCGACCGGGTGTCGGTGCCGATCCTGGCCGACGAGGCGGTCTTCGGGGTCCGCGACCTGGTGGAGGTGATCCGTCGTCGGGCCGCCGACCTGGTCAACGTCAAGCTGGCCAAGTGCGGTGGGCTGCATCCGGCCCGCACCCTCCTCGACCTGGCCACCGCCCACGGGCTCGGCACGGTGGTCGGTTCGATGATGGAGAGCCAGGTCGGCATCGGGGCGGCGGCGAGCCTGGTCGCCGCGTACGGCACCACCGCGGTCGCCGACCTGGACGCCGCCTGGTGGCTGGCCTGGTCACCGGTGCAGGGCGGCATTCGCTACGACGGGGCGACCGTGGTGCTGCCGGATGCCCCTGGCCTGGGCATCTCCGGCCTGACTGAAGCAAAAGTGCAGACCCGCGGTTGA
- a CDS encoding TerC family protein yields MDVSGLVWAGTLVALTVVLLVDLLIIGRRPHEPSVRESSLWVAFYVGLALIFGVGVWLASGASAAGQFYTGWLTEYSLSVDNLFVFVIIMARFGVPRQYQQKVLLVGIVLALVMRGGFIAAGAALITQFSWVFYIFGAFLIYTAVNLARQGEPDEDEFSENVLIRWSRKALPISKDYDGAKLTTHAAGRRLFTPMLIVMIAIGTTDLIFALDSIPAIFGITQEPYLVFTANVFALMGLRQLYFLLGGLLDRLIYLSYGLAVVLGFIGVKLVLEALADNNLPFINGGEHVGWAPHIPIWLSLLVIIGTLGVATAASLIKSSRDRRRELADARR; encoded by the coding sequence TTGGACGTGTCCGGATTGGTGTGGGCGGGGACGCTCGTCGCCCTGACTGTGGTCCTGCTCGTCGACCTGTTGATCATCGGTCGGCGCCCGCACGAGCCCAGTGTGCGCGAGTCGAGCCTCTGGGTCGCCTTCTACGTCGGTCTCGCCCTGATCTTCGGCGTGGGGGTCTGGCTGGCCTCCGGGGCCAGCGCGGCCGGCCAGTTCTACACCGGCTGGCTCACCGAGTACAGCCTCTCGGTGGACAACCTGTTCGTCTTCGTGATCATCATGGCCCGCTTCGGGGTGCCTCGGCAGTACCAGCAGAAGGTGCTGCTCGTCGGCATCGTGCTGGCGCTGGTGATGCGGGGCGGGTTCATCGCCGCGGGTGCGGCGCTGATCACGCAGTTCTCCTGGGTTTTCTACATCTTCGGCGCGTTCCTGATCTACACGGCGGTGAACCTGGCCCGGCAGGGCGAGCCGGACGAGGACGAGTTCTCCGAGAACGTGCTGATCCGGTGGAGCCGCAAGGCGCTGCCGATCTCCAAGGACTACGACGGCGCGAAGCTCACCACCCACGCGGCCGGTCGGCGGCTGTTCACCCCGATGCTGATCGTGATGATCGCCATCGGCACCACGGACCTGATCTTCGCACTGGACTCGATCCCGGCGATCTTCGGCATCACCCAGGAGCCGTACCTCGTCTTCACCGCGAACGTCTTCGCGCTGATGGGCCTTCGTCAGCTCTACTTCCTGCTCGGTGGCCTGCTCGACCGGCTGATCTACCTGAGCTACGGCCTGGCCGTCGTGCTCGGCTTCATCGGGGTCAAGTTGGTGCTGGAGGCGTTGGCCGACAACAACCTGCCGTTCATCAACGGTGGCGAGCACGTCGGTTGGGCGCCGCACATCCCGATCTGGCTGTCGCTGCTGGTCATCATCGGCACCCTGGGCGTCGCCACGGCCGCCAGCCTGATCAAGTCCTCCCGGGACCGGCGTCGCGAGTTGGCCGACGCGCGACGCTGA
- a CDS encoding helix-turn-helix domain-containing protein, translating into MPLPTSPVIRRARLGAELRQLRRRESLTLEQVCDRLGWASTSKLSRIELGQSRPDLADVLDLLDVYKVPTPAREALIVIARDAATSRGWWKTLGEMSERQRTYAELEAGAADIVEYQPSVVPGLLQTPAYARVLVTASAQLTPEVDVEAEVRARALRQEVLRRAYPPRYTAVLAEAVCDRGDLPEAVWREQLRHLVAVTGLSHVTVRLLPRGAAGGGLHPLTPYSCYAFPDPADPRTVMLEALTTDVRLATVLDVDRYERMTEALLAAALSPEETVTVLARRVGE; encoded by the coding sequence ATGCCGCTGCCAACAAGTCCTGTCATTCGACGTGCACGTCTCGGCGCTGAGCTGCGCCAGCTCCGTCGGCGCGAGTCGCTGACCCTGGAGCAGGTCTGCGACCGGTTGGGTTGGGCCTCGACGTCGAAGCTGTCCCGCATCGAGCTGGGTCAGAGTCGTCCGGACCTCGCCGACGTGCTCGACCTGCTGGACGTCTACAAGGTGCCCACGCCCGCCCGGGAGGCGCTGATCGTCATCGCCCGGGACGCGGCGACCAGTCGCGGCTGGTGGAAGACGCTGGGCGAGATGAGCGAACGGCAGCGCACCTACGCCGAGTTGGAGGCGGGGGCCGCCGACATCGTCGAGTACCAGCCGTCGGTGGTGCCGGGGTTGCTCCAGACGCCCGCGTACGCCCGGGTACTGGTCACGGCCAGCGCCCAGCTCACGCCGGAGGTCGACGTGGAGGCCGAGGTGCGGGCCCGGGCGCTGCGGCAGGAGGTGCTGCGGCGGGCCTACCCGCCGCGCTACACCGCCGTGCTCGCCGAGGCGGTCTGCGACAGGGGTGACCTGCCGGAGGCGGTCTGGCGCGAACAGCTGCGGCATCTGGTCGCCGTGACCGGGCTGTCCCACGTCACGGTGCGGCTGTTGCCCCGCGGGGCGGCCGGTGGCGGGCTGCATCCGCTCACCCCGTACTCCTGTTATGCCTTTCCCGACCCGGCGGACCCGCGCACGGTGATGCTTGAAGCGTTGACCACCGACGTCCGGCTGGCCACCGTGCTCGACGTCGACCGCTATGAGCGGATGACCGAGGCGCTGCTGGCCGCGGCGCTGTCACCGGAGGAGACGGTCACCGTGCTGGCCCGTCGCGTCGGCGAGTGA